The Brachyspira hyodysenteriae ATCC 27164 genome includes a window with the following:
- a CDS encoding glutamine synthetase III family protein, which yields MKKIPEIFGSMVFNDNVMKDKLPKDIYKKLIKTIKNGERLNLEVANVVAHAMKEWAIEKGATHFTHWFQPMTGITAEKHTSFITQTDDGSIRMEFTGKELVQGEPDASSFPSGGLRATFEARGYTAWDPTSYAFIKDDTLCIPSAFCSYSGESLDKKTPLLRSMEVIEKEAKRILKLFGHNDVNRVFTTVGAEQEYFLIDRDLYLQRPDLRYCKRTLFGACPPKGQELEDHYFGAIKPRVLAFMKELDNELWKLGIVAKTEHNEAAPGQYELAPEFTLTNMATDQNQITMELMKVIAEKHNLACILHEKPFTGVNGSGKHNNWSIATDTGINLLDPGDNPSKNKRFLLFLIAIIKAVDEYQDLLRITTASASNDHRLGAAEAPPAIISIFLGDELTEILEYMESSKKYKGKERVEMEMGVNSLARLTKDTTDRNRTSPLAFTGNKFEFRMVGSSLSVSGPNIILNTIVAEALSQFADILEKSSNFDKDVEELIRETFRKHKRIIYNGNNYSNDWVKEAEKRGLFNLKTTPEALPHFISKKNIEVLTKHKVLTEAEIHSRYEISMEEYIKEINIEALTLIDMVHKQILPYSMEYVGELANTADKKRNLKLKFDVEKKLINKLNDLIKDLDSKLEKLEGYTLESKKINDIAKSAKFSRDKIFACLEDMRVTIDELERTVSKKYWKLPTYGDMLYSLS from the coding sequence ATGAAAAAAATACCAGAAATTTTTGGTAGTATGGTTTTTAATGACAATGTTATGAAGGATAAACTTCCTAAAGACATTTATAAAAAACTTATAAAGACCATAAAAAATGGAGAGCGTTTAAATTTAGAAGTTGCCAATGTTGTAGCTCATGCTATGAAAGAATGGGCTATAGAAAAAGGTGCTACTCATTTCACTCATTGGTTTCAGCCTATGACAGGAATAACAGCTGAGAAACATACAAGCTTTATTACTCAAACCGATGACGGATCCATTCGTATGGAGTTCACAGGTAAAGAATTAGTTCAGGGAGAACCTGATGCTTCTAGTTTTCCTTCAGGCGGACTAAGAGCTACTTTTGAAGCTAGAGGATATACTGCTTGGGATCCTACATCTTATGCATTTATAAAAGACGACACATTATGCATACCTAGTGCCTTTTGTTCATATAGCGGAGAATCTTTAGATAAGAAGACTCCCCTACTTCGCTCTATGGAAGTTATAGAAAAAGAAGCTAAAAGAATATTAAAGTTATTCGGACATAATGATGTTAATCGAGTATTCACTACAGTAGGTGCTGAACAAGAATATTTTTTAATAGACAGAGATTTGTATTTACAAAGACCTGATTTAAGATATTGTAAAAGAACATTATTCGGTGCTTGTCCTCCTAAAGGTCAGGAATTAGAAGATCATTATTTCGGTGCTATTAAACCTAGAGTACTTGCATTTATGAAGGAACTCGATAATGAGCTTTGGAAGCTTGGAATAGTTGCTAAAACTGAACATAATGAAGCTGCACCTGGACAATATGAATTAGCTCCTGAATTTACACTTACAAATATGGCAACAGATCAAAATCAGATTACTATGGAGCTTATGAAAGTAATAGCTGAAAAACATAATTTAGCTTGTATACTTCATGAAAAACCTTTCACAGGAGTAAATGGAAGCGGAAAACATAATAACTGGTCTATTGCTACAGATACAGGTATAAATCTATTAGATCCAGGAGACAATCCTTCTAAAAATAAAAGATTCTTATTATTCTTAATTGCTATAATAAAAGCTGTTGATGAATATCAGGATCTTTTAAGAATAACTACTGCAAGTGCTAGTAATGATCATAGACTTGGTGCTGCTGAAGCTCCTCCTGCTATCATATCTATATTTCTTGGAGATGAGCTTACAGAAATACTTGAATATATGGAAAGCTCTAAAAAATATAAAGGAAAAGAAAGAGTTGAAATGGAAATGGGTGTTAATTCATTAGCAAGACTCACTAAAGATACAACTGACAGAAACAGAACTTCTCCTTTAGCATTTACTGGAAATAAATTTGAATTTAGAATGGTTGGATCTAGTCTTTCAGTATCTGGTCCTAATATCATTTTGAATACTATAGTAGCTGAAGCATTATCACAGTTTGCTGATATTTTAGAAAAATCTTCAAATTTTGATAAAGATGTTGAAGAACTAATAAGAGAAACTTTTAGAAAACATAAAAGAATAATATATAATGGAAACAATTATTCTAATGATTGGGTTAAAGAAGCTGAAAAAAGAGGCTTGTTTAATTTAAAAACAACTCCTGAAGCATTACCTCATTTCATATCTAAAAAGAATATTGAAGTATTAACAAAACATAAAGTTTTAACAGAAGCAGAAATACATTCAAGATATGAAATAAGTATGGAAGAGTATATTAAAGAAATTAATATAGAAGCTCTAACATTAATAGATATGGTACATAAGCAAATACTTCCATACTCAATGGAATATGTAGGCGAGCTTGCAAATACAGCTGATAAAAAAAGAAATTTAAAATTAAAATTTGATGTTGAAAAAAAATTGATTAATAAACTCAATGATTTAATCAAAGATCTTGATTCTAAATTAGAAAAATTAGAAGGATACACTCTAGAATCTAAGAAAATTAATGATATAGCCAAATCAGCCAAATTCTCAAGAGATAAAATATTCGCTTGTTTAGAAGATATGAGAGTTACAATAGATGAATTAGAAAGAACTGTATCAAAAAAATATTGGAAACTCCCAACTTACGGCGATATGTTATATAGTTTATCATAA
- a CDS encoding helix-turn-helix transcriptional regulator: protein MPDKKKFERLFQLYTSLLLDGFVDKNKLMHHNNMSLRTVQRDIEEIQRYLQIDLILENDRYIVKKEDLKKLRRGLNFDNDDLKKNVDILFSVFMKKVSSNLSLIPHSTISKLLPQNVDHEYYDVIIISNNEINNISGNSENIEKLLYCVKDLNDISFNYYIQSGNINYKVKAIAYLIYYFQGIWYLVAYDHKYKKIKTYSISNISDIEIIQKLKFNNNREKEEYDKEHKYRINNREKLIKLIEKKRSIYWSDNKLTRTTVHFNSDVAHYFKNRDYGFNQKIKKILDDGSIIINFDFSSFTELRIFLSPWLGSFKIISPKNFNKEFIDHLNNSLSIMNE, encoded by the coding sequence ATGCCTGATAAGAAAAAATTTGAGAGATTATTTCAATTATATACTTCATTATTATTAGATGGCTTTGTAGATAAAAATAAGCTTATGCATCATAATAATATGTCTTTGAGAACTGTGCAGAGAGATATAGAAGAAATACAAAGATATTTACAAATAGATTTAATTTTAGAAAATGACAGATATATAGTAAAAAAAGAAGATTTAAAAAAATTAAGAAGAGGACTAAATTTTGATAATGATGATCTTAAAAAAAATGTAGATATATTATTTTCTGTATTTATGAAAAAAGTGAGTTCAAATTTATCTCTCATACCTCATTCAACTATATCAAAATTACTTCCGCAGAATGTAGATCATGAATATTATGATGTTATTATAATTTCAAATAATGAAATAAATAATATATCAGGCAATAGTGAAAATATAGAAAAATTGCTTTATTGTGTTAAAGATTTAAATGATATTAGTTTTAATTATTATATTCAAAGCGGTAATATTAATTATAAAGTTAAAGCTATAGCATATCTTATTTATTATTTTCAAGGTATATGGTATTTAGTCGCTTATGATCATAAATATAAAAAGATAAAAACATATTCTATTAGCAATATATCTGATATTGAAATAATTCAGAAATTAAAATTTAATAATAATAGAGAAAAAGAAGAATATGATAAAGAACATAAATACAGAATTAATAATAGAGAAAAATTAATTAAATTGATAGAGAAGAAAAGAAGTATATACTGGAGTGATAATAAATTAACTAGAACAACAGTTCATTTCAATTCAGATGTTGCACACTATTTTAAAAATAGAGATTATGGATTCAATCAAAAGATAAAAAAAATATTAGATGATGGTTCTATAATTATTAATTTTGATTTCTCATCTTTTACAGAGCTTAGAATATTTTTAAGTCCTTGGCTTGGTTCTTTTAAGATAATATCTCCTAAGAATTTTAATAAAGAATTTATAGATCATTTAAATAATTCATTATCTATTATGAACGAATAA
- a CDS encoding DUF1385 domain-containing protein: MSKKLDENRIKEGVGGQAVIEGIMLRNRSHYVVAVRKPDKQIDFIKASIPENKNKLSKMPFIRGIVNFVDMMKLGYKTLVFSANTAGIEEENNKKDNKPKSEKSDSIAMTLSMLVSLAFAVGLFIALPYFITTLIGIDEKSNFVVFNLVRGCIKLSIFVLYLLIISFFKDIKRVFEYHGAEHMVVNAYEHGLDPDTGNIRDYTTIHPRCGTTFMFLVLTVSILLYMFTSYFVYTYIYASYTPPKIIGNLTVLAINIILLPIVSGISYEILKLGFKFYNFPLMRLAILPGLALQKITTRRPQDDEIEVALFALSKLLDTSIENRTEEEVQADIKKALEINDNIKDNATEEKLCV; the protein is encoded by the coding sequence TTGAGTAAAAAATTAGATGAAAATAGAATTAAGGAAGGAGTAGGTGGACAGGCTGTTATAGAAGGTATAATGCTTAGAAATAGAAGTCATTATGTAGTTGCTGTTAGAAAACCTGATAAACAGATAGATTTTATAAAAGCTTCTATACCTGAAAATAAAAATAAATTAAGTAAAATGCCTTTTATCAGAGGTATTGTAAATTTTGTAGATATGATGAAATTAGGTTATAAGACTTTGGTATTTTCTGCAAATACAGCTGGTATTGAAGAAGAAAATAATAAAAAAGATAATAAGCCTAAATCAGAAAAAAGTGATAGTATAGCTATGACTTTGAGCATGCTTGTATCTTTAGCATTTGCTGTAGGGCTTTTTATAGCTTTGCCTTATTTTATCACTACTCTTATAGGTATAGATGAGAAAAGTAACTTTGTAGTATTTAATTTAGTAAGAGGATGTATAAAACTATCAATATTTGTTTTATATCTTCTTATAATATCTTTCTTTAAGGATATAAAAAGAGTATTTGAGTATCATGGAGCAGAACATATGGTTGTTAATGCCTATGAGCATGGGCTTGATCCTGATACTGGAAATATTAGAGATTATACAACTATACACCCTAGATGCGGTACTACATTTATGTTTTTAGTATTAACTGTATCTATATTACTTTATATGTTTACAAGCTATTTTGTATATACATATATATATGCTTCATATACTCCGCCTAAAATAATAGGAAATTTAACTGTTTTAGCTATTAATATAATTTTACTTCCTATAGTTTCCGGTATATCTTATGAAATACTAAAATTAGGATTTAAATTTTATAATTTTCCTCTTATGAGACTTGCAATACTTCCTGGTTTGGCTCTTCAGAAAATAACTACTAGAAGACCGCAAGATGATGAGATAGAAGTTGCATTATTCGCTTTAAGTAAATTATTAGATACATCTATAGAAAATAGAACAGAAGAAGAAGTTCAAGCCGATATTAAAAAGGCTTTAGAAATTAATGATAATATAAAAGATAATGCAACAGAAGAAAAATTATGCGTATAA
- a CDS encoding NAD(P)H-dependent glycerol-3-phosphate dehydrogenase: protein MINVGIIGAGGWGLALANIFSEKHNVKVWVHSESSYKLLSTSYRNDNYLENIQLNKSIKFTTDVGEAVNDSEIVIIVTPSFAFADACINIEPYISNDQILVSATKGLDRKTGKTMSEVARSIISGDLSILTLSGPSHAEEAAKGVPTAVVVGGEKGVSEYVRDTLTVPPKFRIYNSTDQKGVEIGGALKNIIAIAGGIVDGLKLGDNTKAALITRGLHEIVRFALSKGARIDTMYGLSGIGDLIVTCSSGLSRNNRLGRELAKGKKYQDVISENHGQVAEGVYATTAAYEYAQKNNIYMPITEAIYNILFNDANIQDTLTELMSKDAKSEGFF, encoded by the coding sequence ATGATAAATGTTGGAATCATAGGTGCCGGCGGATGGGGACTTGCACTTGCTAATATATTTTCAGAAAAGCATAATGTTAAAGTATGGGTGCATAGTGAGAGCAGTTACAAATTATTAAGCACTTCATATAGAAATGATAATTATTTAGAAAATATACAATTAAATAAGAGTATAAAATTTACAACAGATGTAGGAGAAGCTGTAAATGACAGTGAAATAGTTATAATAGTAACTCCGTCATTTGCTTTTGCTGATGCTTGTATAAATATAGAGCCTTATATAAGTAATGATCAAATATTAGTATCTGCAACTAAGGGGCTTGATAGAAAAACAGGAAAAACTATGAGTGAGGTAGCAAGAAGCATAATATCAGGTGATTTATCTATATTAACTCTTTCAGGACCTTCTCATGCAGAAGAGGCTGCAAAAGGAGTACCTACTGCAGTTGTTGTAGGAGGTGAGAAAGGTGTTTCCGAATATGTAAGAGATACATTGACAGTACCTCCTAAATTTAGAATATATAACTCTACAGATCAAAAAGGTGTTGAAATAGGCGGAGCTTTAAAAAATATAATAGCTATTGCCGGCGGTATAGTTGATGGGCTTAAACTTGGCGATAATACAAAAGCGGCTCTTATAACAAGAGGTTTGCATGAGATAGTAAGATTTGCATTGAGTAAAGGTGCTAGAATAGATACTATGTACGGACTTTCTGGAATAGGCGATTTAATAGTAACATGTTCAAGCGGACTTAGTAGAAACAATAGATTAGGAAGAGAACTTGCCAAGGGAAAAAAATATCAAGATGTAATATCTGAAAATCATGGTCAGGTTGCCGAAGGAGTATATGCTACTACTGCAGCTTATGAGTATGCTCAGAAAAACAATATTTATATGCCTATAACTGAAGCAATATACAATATACTTTTTAATGATGCGAATATACAAGATACATTAACAGAACTTATGAGCAAAGATGCTAAAAGTGAAGGATTTTTTTAA
- a CDS encoding TetR/AcrR family transcriptional regulator produces the protein MKNVRKDLRILKTEKLLKESLLELLKTNSLKDISVTEICDNAMINRVTFYDHFNNKEELLNSIIEDIKQDIIKELKKDNSIYDFKKNYRKILEKVLNYFDDNKQYFNVSLIDHNNTILFVSSLHKIFIDYLGETMKEDNIENTKITSQFFSGALVSVIFCWVKDNNKINKKKIYLIIYAFYLKNHLNK, from the coding sequence ATGAAAAATGTAAGAAAAGATTTAAGAATATTAAAAACAGAAAAATTATTAAAAGAATCTCTGCTTGAACTTTTAAAAACTAATTCATTAAAAGATATAAGTGTAACAGAAATATGCGATAATGCTATGATAAATAGGGTTACATTTTATGATCATTTTAATAATAAAGAAGAATTATTAAATTCAATCATAGAAGATATAAAACAAGATATCATAAAAGAATTAAAAAAAGACAATTCAATATACGATTTCAAAAAAAATTATAGAAAGATATTAGAAAAAGTTCTTAATTACTTTGATGATAATAAACAATATTTCAATGTATCATTAATAGATCATAATAATACTATTTTATTTGTTTCATCATTACATAAAATATTTATAGACTATTTAGGTGAAACTATGAAAGAAGATAATATTGAAAATACAAAAATAACTTCCCAATTTTTTTCAGGTGCTTTAGTTTCTGTTATATTCTGCTGGGTTAAGGATAATAATAAGATAAATAAAAAGAAGATTTACTTAATAATATATGCATTTTACTTGAAAAATCATTTAAATAAATAG
- the treC gene encoding alpha,alpha-phosphotrehalase translates to MNFKNKVVYQIYPKSFMDSNNDGLGDIKGIISKLDYLQNLGVDIIWSTPFFVSPQKDNGYDVADYYNIDPSYGTIEDVEELIKEAKKRNIDIMFDMVFNHTSTEHEWFKKAMNGEEKYKNYYIFKKGRVVNGKKEPPTNWVSKFGGNAWQYVEKFDEYYLHLFDVSQADLNWDNEEVRKELFDIVNFWIKKGVYGFRFDVINLISKPKVFEDDFKGDGRRLYTDGINIHKYLKELNKNTFGKYDNAITVGEMSSTSIENCIKYSGEKENELSMVFSFHHLKVDYKNNDKWQLMDFDFQELKNLLFTWQEGMQDNNAWSALFWCNHDQPRIVSRFGDDKKYHKESAKMLATVMHCLRGTPYIYQGEEIGMTNAYFDNINQYKDVESINYFNILKNNGIEEKEIYKILQSRSRDNSRTPMQWNDKENAGFSNAKPWIEVIYNYKEINADNNIKDENSIFNHYKKLIKLRKDYKVISEGKTIPILKDDKNVFAFIREYNNEKLLVINNFYGNECTIDLSNIDFDIKSSKCILSNYDDAELNNTLNLKPYESIVLYNN, encoded by the coding sequence ATGAATTTTAAAAATAAAGTTGTTTATCAAATATATCCGAAATCTTTTATGGACAGTAATAATGACGGACTAGGAGATATAAAAGGAATAATATCAAAATTGGACTATTTACAAAATTTAGGAGTAGATATTATTTGGAGTACTCCTTTCTTTGTTTCTCCTCAAAAAGATAATGGATACGATGTTGCTGATTATTATAATATAGATCCTTCTTATGGAACTATAGAAGATGTTGAAGAACTTATAAAAGAAGCTAAAAAAAGAAATATAGATATAATGTTTGATATGGTATTCAATCATACTTCTACAGAGCATGAATGGTTTAAGAAGGCTATGAATGGAGAAGAAAAATATAAAAACTATTATATTTTCAAAAAGGGCAGAGTAGTTAACGGAAAAAAAGAACCTCCTACAAATTGGGTATCTAAATTCGGAGGCAATGCTTGGCAATATGTAGAAAAATTTGATGAATATTATTTGCATTTATTCGATGTTAGTCAAGCTGATTTGAATTGGGATAATGAAGAAGTAAGAAAAGAACTTTTTGATATAGTTAACTTCTGGATAAAAAAAGGAGTTTACGGATTCAGATTTGATGTTATAAACCTTATATCAAAGCCTAAAGTTTTTGAAGATGATTTTAAAGGTGACGGAAGACGTCTCTATACTGACGGAATAAATATACATAAATATTTAAAAGAGTTAAATAAAAATACTTTCGGAAAATATGATAATGCTATCACTGTAGGTGAGATGTCATCAACAAGTATAGAAAACTGCATTAAATATTCAGGTGAAAAAGAAAATGAACTTAGTATGGTATTTAGTTTTCATCATTTGAAAGTTGATTATAAAAATAATGATAAATGGCAGTTAATGGATTTTGATTTTCAAGAGTTAAAAAATCTTTTATTTACTTGGCAGGAAGGAATGCAGGATAATAATGCATGGTCAGCTTTATTTTGGTGCAATCATGATCAGCCTAGAATAGTATCAAGATTCGGCGATGACAAAAAATATCATAAAGAATCTGCTAAAATGCTAGCTACAGTTATGCATTGTTTGAGAGGTACTCCTTATATTTATCAAGGTGAAGAAATAGGTATGACTAATGCTTATTTTGATAATATCAATCAATATAAAGATGTTGAATCAATAAACTATTTTAATATACTTAAAAATAATGGTATAGAAGAAAAAGAAATATATAAAATACTTCAAAGTAGATCAAGAGATAATTCTAGAACTCCTATGCAATGGAATGACAAAGAGAATGCAGGATTTTCAAATGCTAAGCCTTGGATAGAAGTTATTTATAATTATAAAGAGATTAATGCAGACAATAATATTAAAGATGAAAACTCTATATTTAATCATTATAAAAAATTAATAAAATTAAGAAAAGATTATAAAGTTATTTCAGAAGGCAAAACTATACCTATATTAAAAGATGATAAAAATGTATTTGCTTTTATAAGAGAATATAACAATGAAAAACTTTTAGTAATAAATAATTTTTATGGTAATGAGTGCACTATAGATTTAAGCAATATTGATTTTGATATAAAGAGTTCAAAATGCATTCTTTCAAATTATGATGATGCAGAACTTAATAATACTTTAAATTTAAAACCTTATGAGTCTATAGTATTATATAACAATTAA
- the treP gene encoding PTS system trehalose-specific EIIBC component, with protein sequence MGKFTEDATLLLKYVGGKENVKAITHCVTRMRFVLVDTKKADIKAIENLKSTKGTFTQSGQFQVIIGNEVSEYYNEFVKISGIEGVSKDAVKESAKGNQTFLQRLMSNIAEIFSPLIPAIICGGFILGFRSVISDIKFFEEGTKSLTQISQFWSGTNDFLWLIGEAIFHFLPVGITWSITRKMGTTQILGIVLGITLVSPQLVNAYLVGTVDPKFYDFGIFKMPMVGYQAQVIPAIMAGFILVYLEKFWRKIVPEYVSMVIIPFASLIPTVIIAHSVVGPIGWKIGEAVSYVVYTGLTSKFGVLFAGVFGFFYAPLVITGLHHMSNAIDLQLMSQFGGTMLWPMIALSNIAQGSAVVAMSILQKRNNKAKQINIPAFISCYLGVTEPALFGVNLKYGFPFICGLIGSCVAAIISVGSKVMATSIGIGGIPGILSIQPKHMLMFAVAMIFAIAIPLVLTLIVGKKKLKPEDLTDNTDISETVSDNASTTESITLDDDNFVSPMNGKVYKLSDIADEAFSSGAMGEGFAIELADGMVTSPCDGEIIAAFPTKHAYGIETADGNEILIHIGMDTVELNGEGFESFVKVGDKIKKGDKLAKVDLEYVKNHGKSLVSPVVFTDGTKINLLKENTIIKNGEGKIIEIK encoded by the coding sequence ATGGGAAAATTCACCGAAGACGCCACCTTATTATTAAAATATGTTGGCGGTAAAGAAAACGTTAAAGCAATAACTCATTGTGTTACAAGAATGCGTTTTGTCTTGGTAGATACTAAAAAGGCAGATATTAAAGCTATTGAAAATTTAAAATCTACTAAAGGTACTTTCACTCAATCAGGACAATTTCAAGTTATAATAGGTAATGAGGTTTCAGAATATTATAATGAATTTGTTAAGATTTCAGGAATAGAAGGAGTGAGCAAAGATGCTGTAAAAGAATCAGCTAAAGGCAATCAAACATTCTTGCAGCGTTTAATGTCTAACATAGCCGAAATATTTTCACCTCTTATTCCAGCTATTATATGTGGAGGTTTTATATTAGGTTTTAGAAGCGTAATATCAGATATAAAATTTTTTGAAGAGGGTACAAAGAGTTTAACTCAAATATCTCAGTTCTGGTCTGGAACAAATGATTTTTTATGGTTAATAGGTGAAGCAATTTTCCATTTCCTTCCTGTAGGTATCACATGGTCTATTACTAGAAAAATGGGTACTACTCAAATCTTGGGTATTGTTTTAGGTATAACATTGGTTTCTCCTCAGCTTGTTAATGCTTATTTAGTTGGTACTGTTGACCCTAAATTTTATGACTTCGGAATTTTTAAAATGCCTATGGTTGGTTATCAGGCTCAGGTTATACCGGCTATAATGGCAGGATTTATTTTAGTTTATTTAGAGAAGTTTTGGAGAAAGATTGTACCTGAATATGTTTCTATGGTTATAATACCTTTTGCTTCATTGATACCAACAGTTATTATAGCACACTCTGTTGTTGGTCCTATAGGTTGGAAAATAGGTGAGGCTGTTTCTTATGTTGTATATACTGGCTTAACATCAAAGTTTGGAGTTTTATTTGCTGGTGTATTTGGATTTTTCTATGCTCCTTTAGTAATAACAGGACTTCATCACATGTCTAATGCTATTGACTTACAGCTTATGAGTCAGTTCGGCGGCACTATGTTATGGCCTATGATAGCTTTATCAAATATAGCTCAAGGTTCTGCAGTAGTTGCTATGTCTATACTTCAGAAAAGAAATAACAAGGCTAAACAAATAAATATACCGGCATTTATATCATGTTATTTAGGAGTTACAGAGCCTGCATTATTCGGTGTAAACTTAAAATATGGTTTTCCGTTTATATGCGGTTTAATAGGTTCTTGTGTAGCTGCAATTATATCAGTTGGTTCTAAGGTTATGGCTACATCTATTGGTATTGGCGGAATACCGGGAATACTTTCAATACAGCCAAAGCATATGTTAATGTTTGCTGTTGCTATGATTTTTGCTATAGCTATACCATTAGTATTAACACTTATAGTAGGAAAGAAAAAATTAAAACCAGAAGATTTAACTGATAATACAGATATTTCAGAAACTGTTTCAGATAATGCATCAACTACAGAAAGTATAACTTTAGATGATGATAATTTTGTTTCACCTATGAATGGAAAAGTTTATAAATTATCAGATATAGCAGATGAAGCATTTTCAAGCGGTGCCATGGGTGAAGGTTTTGCAATAGAATTAGCTGATGGTATGGTAACTTCTCCTTGCGATGGTGAAATAATAGCTGCTTTCCCTACAAAACATGCTTATGGTATAGAAACAGCAGATGGAAATGAAATACTTATTCATATAGGTATGGATACTGTAGAGCTTAATGGAGAAGGTTTTGAATCTTTTGTAAAAGTTGGAGATAAAATAAAAAAAGGAGACAAATTAGCTAAAGTTGATTTAGAATACGTAAAAAATCATGGAAAATCTTTAGTGTCTCCTGTAGTGTTCACAGACGGAACTAAAATTAATTTATTAAAGGAAAATACTATAATAAAAAACGGTGAAGGAAAAATTATAGAAATAAAATAA
- the treR gene encoding trehalose operon repressor yields MASKYEEIYNSLLDKIRFGYYKKGDILPSEYDLMKEYDASRDTIRKSLQLLSNNGCIQKHKGKGSIVINSNIYNFEFGGIFSFKEVASKMYGKVETIVHRCECIKPDSLVKTALKLNDDDKVWAIERIRNIDGENIILDIDFINASIIPFIDENILKDSLYEHIEKNLQLKISYAEREISCEKINNNDKKLLDLKDYDMIINVESRTFLSDTRVFQLTSARHRPDKFKFRDFARR; encoded by the coding sequence ATGGCATCTAAGTACGAAGAGATTTACAATAGTTTGCTAGATAAAATAAGATTTGGATACTATAAAAAAGGTGATATACTTCCAAGCGAATATGATTTGATGAAAGAATATGATGCTTCAAGGGACACTATAAGAAAGTCATTGCAGCTATTATCTAATAATGGATGCATTCAAAAACATAAAGGCAAAGGTTCTATAGTAATTAATTCAAATATATACAATTTTGAATTCGGAGGAATATTCAGTTTTAAAGAAGTTGCTTCAAAAATGTATGGTAAAGTAGAAACTATAGTGCATAGATGTGAATGCATAAAACCTGATTCATTAGTGAAAACTGCTTTAAAATTAAATGATGATGATAAAGTATGGGCTATAGAGAGAATAAGAAATATAGACGGAGAAAATATTATACTTGATATAGACTTTATCAATGCATCGATTATACCATTTATAGATGAAAATATTTTAAAAGATTCTTTATACGAGCATATAGAAAAAAATCTTCAATTAAAGATATCCTATGCTGAAAGAGAAATATCATGTGAAAAAATAAATAATAATGATAAAAAACTTTTAGATTTAAAAGATTATGATATGATAATAAATGTAGAATCTAGAACATTTTTATCTGATACCAGAGTTTTTCAGCTAACATCGGCAAGACATAGACCAGATAAATTTAAATTCAGAGATTTTGCAAGAAGATAA